One part of the Anaerolineales bacterium genome encodes these proteins:
- a CDS encoding ABC transporter permease has product MLKSKTNQGFTEFLTSVVISSRYIPVWIAMCILLVAAYFVAPATLSAASFTAVLPLTAFLVIVSLGQMLVVMTGGIDLSTPGIMTLAAFVTVGVGAGQNENILKGLAMALAVSALIGFTNGFLVGVFRLNALIVTLAIGQITRGALLKYATQIANEASVPSGLSRWAISQVYGVGWIFWIAVIVTLALTIILTYTGVGRRFRAVGANQIAARISGLRVTVYVVSAYVIAAMMYGLAGFLLAAFIRSPTQGLGAAYLLGPIAAVVIGGASLSGGLASVFSTALAAFFLTVLDQMLRVMGLPTSLQFVVFGVAIIGGMAVSGDRIVDMVEGLFQRRFAKAEE; this is encoded by the coding sequence ATGCTAAAAAGCAAAACAAACCAGGGCTTTACCGAATTCCTCACTTCCGTCGTCATCTCATCGCGTTATATCCCTGTGTGGATCGCGATGTGTATTTTGCTTGTAGCCGCTTATTTCGTAGCCCCCGCAACCCTTTCCGCCGCTTCCTTCACCGCAGTACTCCCCCTCACCGCATTTTTAGTCATTGTCAGCCTGGGCCAGATGTTGGTGGTCATGACCGGCGGTATTGACCTCTCTACACCCGGCATCATGACGCTGGCTGCGTTCGTAACCGTGGGCGTAGGTGCAGGCCAGAATGAAAACATCCTCAAGGGTTTGGCGATGGCGCTGGCCGTCTCAGCCCTGATCGGTTTTACCAACGGCTTCCTGGTGGGCGTGTTCCGTCTGAATGCGCTGATCGTGACGCTGGCGATCGGCCAGATCACCCGCGGGGCGCTGCTGAAGTATGCGACCCAGATCGCCAATGAGGCTTCGGTACCCAGCGGGCTTTCGCGTTGGGCCATCAGCCAGGTGTATGGCGTTGGCTGGATCTTCTGGATCGCAGTGATCGTGACCCTGGCGCTGACCATTATTCTGACCTACACGGGGGTCGGGCGCCGCTTCCGCGCCGTGGGCGCCAACCAGATCGCAGCCCGCATCAGCGGCCTGCGCGTGACGGTCTACGTAGTATCGGCTTATGTGATCGCCGCCATGATGTACGGCCTGGCGGGCTTTCTGTTGGCAGCATTTATTCGCAGCCCAACCCAGGGTCTGGGTGCGGCATACCTTCTTGGCCCGATTGCTGCTGTTGTGATCGGCGGCGCATCTTTGAGCGGTGGCCTGGCGAGCGTATTCTCCACTGCGCTGGCAGCCTTCTTCCTGACGGTGCTTGATCAGATGCTTAGAGTGATGGGGTTGCCCACTTCTTTGCAGTTTGTTGTTTTTGGCGTTGCCATTATCGGCGGCATGGCCGTATCCGGTGATCGGATCGTGGACATGGTCGAGGGGCTGTTTCAACGGCGTTTTGCCAAAGCTGAGGAATAA
- a CDS encoding substrate-binding domain-containing protein has translation MKLSKLQTIAFLIAMLALVLAACGGGTPAATAAPATSAPSTGGDDAPTDEATGSEEIFDADPEVLMKTMGVSDASQVNDVVLAAMYRAGQPVSDEMAAKALECWREKVCDTGTGGPITVALADGFGENLWREVTHMEMVLQALTYPEIGRIIYTTAMFDTQQAIADIRGLIAEGVDVIVGFPDAGDALLPVVQEATDAGVIYVTHSYGVLGDGSAYFSSISEDVCLLGQEFARILNEEVGTGKVAFLGGTPGNPLSAYWQSCEEPELGDGIELVGAADTFWTREGTFEAMSGFLSAHPDLAGVSYEAAGSFMGGLSAYEAAGLPVNLVLTLRTDETVLFCEWVEMGQPDDFKIFFGSGGNYQSRIALTAAMMHLNGYDVPNSIVIPPYIQPVNPSHCYPDLPDDASISSMVPHDVVRAMYP, from the coding sequence ATGAAACTTAGCAAACTACAAACGATTGCCTTCCTCATCGCCATGTTGGCGCTGGTGTTGGCAGCCTGTGGCGGCGGCACCCCGGCAGCCACTGCGGCTCCGGCAACTTCGGCGCCGTCCACTGGCGGCGATGATGCCCCCACGGATGAGGCGACCGGGTCTGAGGAGATCTTTGACGCAGACCCTGAAGTCTTGATGAAGACGATGGGCGTGTCTGACGCCTCTCAGGTGAACGATGTTGTGCTGGCGGCCATGTACCGCGCTGGCCAGCCCGTGAGCGATGAGATGGCTGCCAAGGCCCTGGAATGCTGGCGCGAGAAGGTGTGTGACACCGGCACCGGCGGCCCCATCACCGTGGCTTTGGCTGACGGTTTTGGTGAGAACCTGTGGCGCGAAGTGACCCACATGGAAATGGTGCTGCAGGCCCTGACCTACCCTGAGATCGGCCGCATCATCTACACCACCGCCATGTTCGACACCCAGCAGGCGATCGCTGACATCCGCGGTTTGATCGCCGAAGGTGTTGACGTCATCGTCGGTTTCCCGGATGCGGGCGATGCTTTGCTGCCCGTGGTACAGGAAGCCACTGACGCCGGCGTGATCTACGTGACCCACTCCTATGGTGTGTTGGGTGACGGCAGCGCCTACTTCTCCTCGATCTCTGAGGATGTATGTCTGCTGGGCCAGGAATTTGCCCGCATCCTCAACGAGGAAGTTGGCACCGGCAAGGTGGCCTTCCTAGGTGGTACTCCGGGTAACCCGCTGTCTGCTTACTGGCAGAGTTGCGAAGAGCCTGAGCTGGGCGATGGCATCGAGCTGGTCGGCGCGGCTGACACCTTCTGGACCCGTGAGGGCACCTTCGAGGCCATGTCTGGCTTCCTGAGCGCCCACCCCGATCTGGCGGGTGTGAGCTACGAAGCGGCTGGTTCCTTCATGGGTGGCTTGAGCGCCTATGAGGCTGCTGGCCTGCCGGTGAACCTGGTGCTGACCCTGCGCACGGACGAGACTGTGCTGTTCTGTGAGTGGGTTGAGATGGGCCAGCCGGATGACTTCAAGATCTTCTTTGGCTCCGGTGGCAACTACCAGTCCCGCATTGCGCTGACTGCGGCCATGATGCACCTGAACGGCTACGACGTGCCGAACAGCATCGTGATCCCGCCGTACATCCAGCCGGTCAACCCCAGCCACTGCTACCCTGACCTGCCGGACGATGCTTCCATCTCCTCCATGGTTCCGCATGATGTCGTGCGGGCGATGTACCCCTAA
- a CDS encoding sugar ABC transporter ATP-binding protein → MTDKNQNPSSESFALSLLGVSKRYGTVQALKGMDLQVLPGEVHAVVGENGSGKSTLLGIASGFVEQDEGTVHIMGKPLTTDSPAKARELGLGMAYQDISQVAGMTVAENLYLSASKDARPSTYWRLKDWAIQILARFELDDIFAEAPIGALALAERQLLEVAKALLSDPKVLLLDEPTTAMGPSEVEWLQRTIKEHTARGVAVVYVSHRLPEVLGLADRITVLRDGQNQGTYEADKITEKEIVELMIGRPLESAFPTRLEITEDTETVLKVTDLHGEYFGPVSFSVRRGEVIGIAGVEGNGQGDLFWTLCGAIPPKGGQVQVFDKHVNLTSPTGALNSGIMLLAGDRKRDALFLVLGAITNASLQALQKFTRLGWLMPRREREAVGAMGQQLKLRTPSLDMPVSFLSGGNQQKVVMARPFLRDDVNVLLADEPTQGVDVAARFDIYEALHTKAAEGAAVVVKSSDPIELASLCNRVFVISRGQIVHDIPQEHLNERTIIDAMVRGAKIGNVEDQFAFGGRED, encoded by the coding sequence GTGACTGACAAGAATCAGAACCCCAGCAGCGAGAGCTTCGCGCTCTCGCTGCTGGGAGTTTCTAAACGCTATGGCACAGTGCAAGCCCTGAAGGGCATGGACCTGCAAGTTTTGCCTGGGGAAGTTCACGCCGTAGTCGGCGAGAACGGCTCAGGCAAATCCACGTTGCTGGGCATAGCCAGTGGCTTTGTGGAGCAGGACGAAGGCACTGTGCACATCATGGGCAAACCGCTCACCACGGATTCGCCAGCCAAGGCCCGCGAACTGGGCCTGGGGATGGCCTATCAGGACATCTCGCAAGTGGCCGGCATGACCGTGGCTGAGAACCTGTACTTATCTGCGTCAAAAGACGCCCGTCCGTCTACCTATTGGCGACTGAAGGACTGGGCCATTCAAATTCTGGCGCGCTTTGAACTGGATGACATTTTTGCTGAAGCTCCGATCGGCGCATTGGCGTTGGCCGAGCGCCAGTTGTTGGAAGTAGCCAAAGCCCTGCTGTCTGACCCCAAGGTTTTGCTGCTGGATGAACCCACCACGGCCATGGGCCCCTCCGAGGTGGAGTGGCTGCAGCGCACGATCAAAGAGCACACTGCGCGGGGCGTGGCCGTGGTGTATGTAAGCCACCGCCTGCCCGAAGTGCTGGGCCTGGCCGACCGCATCACGGTATTGCGCGACGGCCAGAACCAGGGCACGTATGAAGCAGACAAGATAACTGAAAAAGAGATCGTGGAGCTGATGATCGGCCGCCCGCTGGAATCAGCCTTTCCGACCCGTTTGGAGATCACCGAAGATACCGAAACCGTGTTGAAGGTGACCGACCTGCATGGCGAATACTTCGGCCCGGTGAGTTTTAGCGTACGCCGCGGCGAAGTGATTGGCATTGCCGGTGTGGAGGGTAATGGGCAGGGTGATCTTTTCTGGACGCTGTGCGGCGCCATCCCGCCCAAGGGTGGGCAGGTGCAGGTGTTTGACAAACACGTCAATCTGACTTCGCCCACCGGCGCGCTCAACTCCGGCATCATGCTGCTGGCGGGCGACCGCAAGCGCGATGCGCTGTTTTTGGTGCTGGGGGCGATCACCAACGCTTCGCTGCAGGCGCTGCAGAAGTTCACGCGACTGGGCTGGCTGATGCCGCGCCGCGAACGCGAGGCGGTGGGGGCGATGGGCCAGCAGTTGAAGCTGCGCACGCCGTCGTTGGATATGCCGGTGAGCTTTCTCTCTGGTGGCAACCAGCAGAAGGTCGTGATGGCGCGCCCCTTCCTGCGTGATGATGTGAATGTGCTCCTGGCCGACGAGCCCACTCAGGGCGTGGACGTAGCCGCCCGTTTCGACATCTATGAAGCTTTGCATACCAAGGCCGCCGAGGGCGCAGCTGTAGTGGTGAAATCGAGCGATCCGATCGAGCTGGCCAGTTTGTGCAACCGCGTGTTCGTCATCTCGCGCGGCCAGATCGTGCATGACATTCCGCAGGAGCATTTGAACGAGCGCACCATTATTGACGCCATGGTGCGCGGCGCCAAGATCGGCAACGTGGAAGATCAGTTTGCGTTCGGTGGAAGAGAGGATTAG